A window of Gadus chalcogrammus isolate NIFS_2021 chromosome 16, NIFS_Gcha_1.0, whole genome shotgun sequence contains these coding sequences:
- the dchs1b gene encoding protocadherin-16 → MEADHPRRDGESVTASDADGGSFGSISYSLGSGLNSSPPSQFSVNKETGQICTTLALDREHGQSSYDFTVNAVDGGGLSSVVYVKVDLVDINDNRPTFYPLSYAVSLSTQSAPGTSVVRVMAYDPDTGENGRVTYRTAPGGASPYFTLNKDTGVISLSRSLHGKANSVITMAISAQDGGGLVAPVNARVNISVVAGVVAPPVFQQSQYHFTVSEDSMRGVLVGVVQASVKIGSPKDILYTISSGDPTGYFSVDPDTGALRTSLPLDHEAQPVLDLELQARCGSPPAYGQTRVRVTVADVNDNAPLFLPSSSESVLLPEQTEMGAVVYRVQADDADSGVNGQLTFDLDLSAPGGGGGGGGGGGVQRMFSVDRGSGEVRLAGSLSYESAPRFDLRVTARDGGVPQRSSVLTLVVHVQAENAQGPVFDTVSYRVELKEGTPLNTRFLQVRALDRETPAHAGAPPAGAPVYHLRPDGDAAGFGVAPDSGWLFVRSSLDREAKDMYLLTVLASAGHGQLKKTGSATVRVAVTDENDNAPRLTQERVFLAVKENLPSGTGFGRVAATDRDSGQNARLTYRFLQADRHFQINPQTGEISTREALDREHQSSHQLLLSVQDGGSPPRSSTGTAFITVQDDNDNAPAFSPHTPGKILAMQVMEGQAPGFLIGTVHAKDPDEGENGSVTYALSGPRAERFTLDPSTGDLRSSSPLSQSERGEYSLVVTATDRGLPPRSSSCSLQIQVLSLTRPSSPTNSVFLTFNSVEGATPGSVLGSVRLQGGDPPRQLTYTVVGGSDPDGTFAVDRHTGDVYLARPLDYERDARYTLQIEVDEPDPDPPGGGGGRTLVRLDVDVADGNDHSPEFPEDPVTVVVSEGAAAGSSLFTFQASDGDGGGPNSELSYSVLRQWPDVPGLLLLDPVTGVLSLGRALDREATASLILVVQATDSAPDAGQRRRGSVTARLFVTDENDNAPAFSSPAAVSVMEDQPVGFVALYVVARDADQGENGRVSYSIESGNAGGAFSLNPNTGSLSIFKPLDREEEETFNLTVVAKDHGTPQRTSSQLLCVHVIDVNDEVPQFEEVQYEAEIPENRPQGFSVLAVSAVDLDQGTNGHVTYGRISGEGFNIDPVTGVITTAKALDRETQEYYSLTVYAKDGGLPPNVAKATVKIRVTDENDNAPVFGRLYYSIEVPENAEPSDLFTLRATDQDTGERGEINYKLTAGDTSSDFRLDRRSGMLSTSRPLDRERKARYSLTVVAQDQGRPSLSGTVTVEVSVLDVNDHAPRFQSASYTADVSEDVQVGSFVLEVKAGDLDTGANGQVVYFLSGGSQGMFIVDQNTGRVITAAPLDREKTGSYNFAVHAADSSPSNPLNASAHVTVYIQDVNDNAPFFVQDPLVINVSATAGTSHRVLATMRAEDKDFGANGSVFYRFASPVRGFSINSLTGDIQATERLQALTQSQRTLIVEAMDQGSPSQSSLGVVIVYIREQSYRGIRFPRNARDVSVQENAVKGTAIIQTQAQYPDGSRMGITYSLFSGNKMQFFGINPTSGEIWVQNSEVLDFEETPRLRLVVKAETASSSSYMAVNLIIQDVNDNLPRFQLQNYVAYIREAQGYDFPIIQVFANDLDQGQNGQVSYSLRSSSMSSLFKIDPVTGSVSTAAIMDREIWTHTKLVVMATDRGSPRLAGSATLTVIIVDLNDNSPTIPLPREVRVAEDTLVGTVITQVTGNDVDSGPALSYTLLLAADCQGAFGIRRYSGGVSLTAPLDYEERSWFTLTVRTSDSRHQSEANLTVLVEDVNDNAPLFTQDLYQVTVSEHHPADSSVVTVTATDRDSADNGKVIYRVMSSTRDIFYIDSNNGTLFISQKAEFDVENPSILVVIEARDLGTPSLSSFATVQVQVSDTNDNAPVFHQSEYRASIPEDGPPGSTILTLEAVDADLSRDNCAFDFAIASGNTGNAFQIESSVRFLEGRGFQTVGNLILAEGLDFEAVASYNLSVVVSDRGVPQRSSSVPVLIGVLDANDNPPTLSRSEYSVVLSEGTAAGAEILHLSATDPDSAPNGEVQYSISSGDETGLFQVDRWTGALRLQKTLDRERRSVHVVVVQASDGQGHYALAPVTVEVKDVNDNLPYFPLKLLSASVRENQPQNALVTVLHAIDQDRGVFGQLRYYMLDDPKEQAFLINQTSGEVRTRTTFDYEKVNSFQFLAVAMDTGNYSATVTVQVYVTGEDEYDPAFTSSEFSFLVPEGARKGQSIGQVQALDEDEGVDGVVLYSLADSSQPYFEVNKTTGVIALKMDSYGRHSGRSKREVRTMTLDVVAHSPLERSRVATTHVVIDVTHTAFGLPSNMNVLLISVIAVSLGTIVILIVVAVALFFIKLRRRKKEHRPYCLPPPTATVLHKLEESKLAGNEMIYHQALPGYGPVQDGSGGGPYARGGSLDPSHSSGRGSAEAEAADDDEIRMINEYPRVSSISSSMQERISARGPDSGIQQDADQLSDISGEPSMDASQWYKAKKLGSLTSTLLAGQGPVYRDEGGGYLGVGRGLNISHPKDYAFPEDGKPPVDGSLTAIVASDEELRGSYNWDYLLNWCPQFQPLANVFTEIARLKDETAPPNPRRPFPHKAKAEPRIDPPPLITSVAHPGAKTVPPKPAVGRSFPHLASLRRSPLSSDGSISSAAMSPSFSPSLSPLAARSPAVTPFNVSQGPSASMISATEHHLEHSEEAEIRI, encoded by the exons GGGGGCTTGAGCTCGGTTGTGTACGTGAAAGTGGATCTGGTGGACATCAACGACAACCGGCCCACCTTCTACCCTTTGAGCTACGCCGTCAGTTTGAGTACCCAGAGTGCACCTGGGACCTCGGTGGTCAGGGTGATGGCCTACGACCCCGACACCGGAGAGAACGGCCGAGTGACGTACCGAACGGCACCGGGAGGGGCCTCGCCTTACTTCACCCTCAACAAGGACACCG GCGTGATCTCCCTGTCCCGATCGCTCCACGGCAAGGCCAACTCCGTCATCACCATGGCGATCTCGGCGCAAGATGGCGGCGGACTGGTGGCCCCCGTCAACGCGCGGGTTAACATCAGTGTGGTGGCAGGCGTGGTTGCGCCCCCTGTCTTCCAGCAGAGTCAGTACCACTTCACCGTGTCCGAAGACTCGATGCGCGGCGTGCTGGTGGGCGTCGTTCAGGCCAGCGTTAAAATAG GTTCCCCGAAAGACATCCTGTACACCATTAGTTCCGGGGACCCCACCGGTTACTTTTCCGTGGACCCCGACACGGGGGCTCTCCGGACCAGCCTGCCGCTGGACCACGAAGCCCAGCCCGTCCTGGACCTGGAGCTCCAGGCCCGCTGCGGCAGCCCTCCCGCCTACGGCCAGACCCGCGTCCGCGTCACCGTGGccgacgtcaacgacaacgccCCTCTCttcctgccctcctcctccgagtCGGTCCTGCTCCCGGAGCAGACGGAGATGGGCGCGGTGGTGTACCGCGTCCAGGCCGACGACGCCGACTCCGGCGTCAACGGgcagctgacctttgacctcgaCCTGTCcgcccccggcggcggcggcggcggcggcggcggcggcggcgtccagAGGATGTTCAGCGTCGACCGCGGCAGCGGCGAGGTGCGGCTGGCGGGGAGCCTCTCGTACGAGAGCGCGCCCCGCTTCGACCTGCGGGTGACGGCCCGCGACGGCGGTGTTCCCCAGCGGAGCTCCGTGCTCACGCTGGTGGTGCACGTGCAGGCGGAGAACGCCCAGGGCCCCGTGTTCGACACCGTCAGCTACCGCGTGGAGCTGAAGGAGGGCACGCCGCTCAACACGCGCTTCCTGCAGGTGCGCGCCCTCGACCGGGAGACCCCCGCCCACGCCGGCGCCCCCCCGGCCGGCGCCCCGGTCTACCACCTCCGGCCGGACGGCGACGCGGCGGGCTTCGGCGTGGCGCCGGACAGCGGCTGGCTGTTTGTGCGGAGCTCCCTGGACCGCGAGGCCAAGGACATGTACCTCCTGACGGTGCTCGCCAGCGCCGGGCACGGGCAGCTGAAGAAGACGGGCAGCGCCACCGTGCGCGTGGCGGTCACGGACGAGAACGACAACGCGCCGCGGCTGACGCAGGAGCGCGTGTTCCTGGCGGTGAAGGAGAACCTGCCGTCGGGCACGGGCTTCGGGCGCGTGGCCGCCACCGACCGGGACAGCGGCCAAAACGCGCGGCTCACCTACCGCTTCCTGCAAGCCGACCGCCACTTCCAGATCAACCCCCAGACAG gggaGATCAGCACCAGGGAGGCCCTGGACCGAGAGCACCAGTCCAGCCACCAGCTGCTGCTGTCGGTGCAGGACGGCGGATCCCCCCCCAGGAGCTCCACCGGCACGGCGTTCATCACCGTCCAGGACGACAACGACAACGCCCCCGCCTTCAGCCCCCACACGCCCGGGAAGATCCTCGCCATGCAG gtCATGGAGGGACAGGCCCCGGGGTTCCTGATCGGAACGGTCCACGCCAAGGACCCCGACGAGGGGGAGAACGGCTCCGTCACCTACGCCCTCTCAG GGCCCAGGGCCGAGCGCTTCACCTTGGACCCCAGCACCGGCGACCtgcgctcctcctctcctctcagccaatcagagaggggggagtacAGCCTGGTGGTGACGGCGACCGATAGAGGCCTCCCCCCAAggagctcctcctgctccctccagaTACAG GTGCTCAGTCTGACCcgaccctcctcccccaccaactCCGTCTTCCTGACCTTCAACTCGGTGGAGGGGGCCACCCCGGGCTCGGTCCTGGGGTCCGTGCGGCTCCAGGGGGGCGACCCGCCCCGCCAGCTGACCTACACCGTGGTGGGGGGCTCCGACCCGGACGGGACCTTCGCCGTGGACCGCCACACGGGCGACGTCTACCTGGCGCGGCCGCTGGACTACGAGCGCGACGCGCGCTACACGCTGCAGATCGAGGTGGACGAACCCGACCCCGACCCcccggggggcggcggcggccggacCCTGGTGCGGCTGGACGTCGACGTCGCCGACGGCAACGACCACTCGCCCGAGTTCCCCGAGGACCCGGTCACCGTGGTGGTCTCGGAGGGCGCGGCTGCCGGCTCCTCCCTCTTCACCTTCCAGGCGTCGGACGGCGACGGCGGCGGGCCCAACAGCGAGCTGAGCTACTCCGTCCTGCGGCAGTGGCCCGACGTCCCGGGGCTGCTCCTCCTCGACCCCGTCACGGGCGTGCTCTCCCTGGGCCGGGCGCTGGACCGCGAGGCCACCGCCTCCCTCATCCTGGTCGTCCAGGCGACCGACTCGGCGCCGGACGCGGGCCAGCGGCGGCGGGGCTCGGTGACGGCGAGGCTCTTCGTGACGGACGAGAACGACAACGCGCCGGCGTTCAGCTCGCCGGCGGCGGTCAGCGTGATGGAGGACCAGCCCGTGGGCTTCGTGGCGCTGTACGTGGTGGCGAGGGACGCGGACCAGGGGGAGAACGGACGCGTCAGCTACAGCATCGAGTCGGGCAACGCCGGGGGCGCCTTCTCCCTCAACCCCAACACAG GCTCCTTGTCCATCTTCAAGCCTCTGGACCGCGAGGAGGAGGAAACCTTCAACCTCACGGTGGTCGCTAAGGATCACGGGACGCCTCAGCGCACGTCCAGCCAGCTGCTCTGCGTGCACGTGATCGACGTCAACGACGAGGTCCCCCAGTTCGAGGAGGTCCAGTATGAGGCTGAGATCCCTGAGAACCGCCCCCAGGGGTTCAGCGTCCTGGCGGTCTCCGCCGTAGACCTAGACCAAG GGACCAATGGTCACGTGACATATGGCAGGATTTCGGGAGAGGGCTTCAACATTGACCCGGTAACTGGTGTCATAACGACAGCCAAGGCGCTGGACAGGGAGACCCAGGAGTACTACTCGCTGACAG TGTACGCCAAAGACGGAGGCCTTCCGCCCAACGTTGCCAAGGCGACAGTCAAGATCCGAGTGACCGACGAAAACGACAACGCTCCGGTGTTCGGGCGGCTGTACTACAGCATCGAGGTTCCAGAAAATGCTGAGCCGTCTGATCTCTTCACACTAAGGGCAACGGACCAagacacaggggagagaggggagatcaACTACAAACTaacag CGGGCGACACATCGTCCGACTTCCGTCTGGACAGGCGGTCGGGGATGCTGTCCACCTCCAGGCCCCTGGACCGAGAGAGGAAGGCCCGCTACAGCCTGACGGTGGTGGCCCAGGACCAGGGCCGCCCCTCCCTCAGCGGCACCGTCACCGTGGAGGTGAGCGTCCTGGACGTCAACGACCACGCCCCGCGCTTCCAGAGCGCCAGCTACACCGCCGACGTGTCGGAGGACGTCCAGGTGGGCTCCTTCGTACTGGAGGTGAAGGCCGGCGACCTGGACACGGGCGCCAACGGCCAGGTGGTGTACTTCCTGAGCGGGGGCTCCCAGGGCATGTTCATCGTCGACCAGAACACCGGACGAGTCATCACGGCGGCGCCGCTCGACCGCGAGAAGACGGGCTCGTACAACTTCGCCGTGCACGCCGCCGACTCCTCGCCGTCCAACCCGCTCAACGCCAGCGCCCACGTCACCGTCTACATCCaggacgtcaacgacaacgccCCCTTCTTCGTCCAGGACCCCCTGGTGATCAACGTGTCGGCCACGGCTGGGACCAGCCACCGTGTGCTGGCCACCATGCGGGCGGAGGACAAGGACTTCGGGGCCAACGGCTCGGTGTTCTACCGCTTCGCCAGCCCCGTGCGCGGCTTCAGCATCAACTCCCTGACGGGGGACATCCAGGCCACGGAGAGGCTGCAggccctcacccagagccagcgGACCCTCATCGTGGAGGCCATGGACCAGGGCTCCCCGTCCCAGTCCTCCCTGGGGGTGGTCATCGTCTACATCCGCGAGCAGAGCTATCGGGGGATCCGCTTCCCGCGCAACGCGCGGGACGTCAGCGTGCAGGAGAACGCCGTCAAAG GTACAGCTATAATACAAACACAGGCGCAGTACCCAGACGGCTCGCGTATGGGGATAACCTACAGCCTCTTCAGCGGTAACAAGATGCAGTTTTTTGGCATCAACCCCACCTCTG GCGAAATCTGGGTCCAGAACTCAGAGGTGCTGGACTTTGAGGAGACCCCGAGACTCCGCCTCGTGGTGAAGGCCGAGACAGCGTCGTCCAGCTCCTACATGGCGGTCAACCTGATCATCCAGGACGTGAACGACAACCTGCCGCGCTTCCAGCTCCAGAACTACGTTGCTTACATCCGCGAGGCGCAGGGCTACGACTTCCCCATCATCCAG GTGTTTGCGAACGACCTGGACCAGGGTCAGAACGGCCAGGTGAGCTACTCCCTCCGCTCGTCCTCCATGAGCAGCCTGTTCAAGATCGACCCGGTGACGGGAAGCGTCTCCACGGCGGCCATCATGGATCGAGAgatctggacacacacaaa GCTGGTCGTCATGGCAACAGACAGGGGATCCCCGCGGCTGGCCGGCTCCGCCACCCTCACGGTCATCATCGTCGACCTCAACGACAACAGTCCCACCATACCACTGCCCAGGGAGGTGCGCGTGGCCGAGG ACACACTGGTTGGCACGGTGATCACCCAGGTTACGGGGAACGACGTGGACTCGGGGCCGGCCCTGTCCTACACGCTGCTGCTGGCGGCCGACTGCCAGGGCGCCTTCGGGATCCGCCGCTACAGTGGGGGCGTGTCACTCACCGCCCCGCTGGACTACGAGGAGAGGAGCTGGTTCACCCTGACGGTCCGCACCTCAGACTCCAGGCACCAGAGTGAGGCCAACCTCACCGTGCTGGTGGAAgacgtcaacgacaacgcgCCCTTGTTCACCCAGGACCTGTACCAG GTGACCGTGTCGGAACACCACCCTGCCGACAGCAGTGTCGTCACGGTCACGGCCACCGATCGCGACTCTGCAGACAACGGCAAGGTCATCTATCGAGTGATGTCATCAACCAGGGACATTTTCTACATCGACTCAAATAATG GCACCCTTTTCATCAGCCAGAAGGCCGAGTTTGACGTGGAGAACCCTTCCATCCTGGTGGTGATCGAGGCTCGCGATCTTGGAACGCCGTCCCTCTCCTCGTTTGCCACCGTCCAGGTGCAGGTGTCGGACACAAATGACAACGCCCCCGTCTTCCACCAGTCCGAGTACCGAGCCAGCATACCGGAGGACGGGCCCCCGGGGTCAACCATCCTGACCCTTGAAGCCGTGGACGCCGACCTGTCACGGGACAACTGCGCCTTCGACTTTGCCATCGCCAGCGGCAACACGGGCAACGCCTTCCAGATCGAGAGCAGCGTGCGCTTcctggaggggcggggcttccaGACGGTCGGTAACCTGATCCTGGCCGAGGGGCTGGACTTTGAGGCGGTGGCGAGCTACAACCTGAGCGTGGTGGTGTCGGACCGCGGCGTCCCCCAGCGTAGCTCCAGCGTGCCCGTTCTCATCGGGGTCCTGGACGCCAACGACAACCCGCCCACCCTCAGCCGGTCCGAGTACAGCGTGGTGCTGAGCGAGGGGACCGCCGCAGGGGCGGAGATCCTCCACCTCTCGGCCACCGACCCGGACTCTGCACCCAACGGAGAGGTCCAGTACTCCATCAGCTCCGGGGATGAGACGGGCTTGTTCCAGGTTGACCGCTGGACCGGGGCGCTGAGGCTGCAGAAAACCCTGGACAGGGAGAGGCGATCTGTTCACGTGGTAGTCGTTCAAGCCAGTGACGGTCAGGGGCACTACGCCCTGGCGCCCGTCACCGTGGAGGTCAaggacgtcaacgacaacctCCCTTATTTCCCCCTCAAGCTTTTGAGCGCCAGCGTCCGGGAGAACCAGCCCCAGAACGCCTTGGTCACCGTGCTGCACGCCATCGACCAGGACAGGGGTGTGTTCGGCCAGCTGAGATACTACATGCTGGACGACCCTAAAGAACAAGCTTTCCTCATTAACCAGACCTCAGGCGAGGTGCGAACTCGCACCACCTTCGACTACGAAAAAGTGAACTCTTTCCAGTTTTTGGCAGTGGCCATGGACACGGGCAACTACTCTGCCACGGTGACGGTACAGGTGTACGTGACCGGAGAGGACGAATACGACCCGGCCTTCACCTCCTCCGAGTTCTCCTTCCTGGTGCCTGAGGGAGCGCGGAAGGGCCAGAGCATTGGCCAGGTGCAGGCCCTGGACGAGGACGAAGGCGTGGACGGCGTGGTGCTCTACTCCCTCGCCGACAGCTCCCAGCCGTACTTTGAGGTCAACAAGACGACTGGCGTCATCGCCCTGAAGATGGACAGCTACGGCCGTCACTCGGGACGCTCCAAGAGGGAGGTGCGCACGATGACCCTGGACGTGGTCGCCCACAGCCCTTTGGAGAGGTCTCGCGTCGCCACCACGCACGTCGTCATCGACGTCACCCACACGGCCTTCGGCCTCCCCTCCAACATGAACGTGCTGCTGATCAGCGTCATCGCCGTCTCCCTGGGCACCATCGTCATCCTGATCGTCGTCGCCGTGGCGCTGTTCTTCATCAAGCTGAGGCGACGGAAGAAGGAGCATCGCCCGTACTGCCTCCCCCCGCCAACCGCCACGGTGCTCCACAAGCTGGAGGAGAGCAAGCTGGCCGGCAATGAGATGATCTACCACCAGGCGCTGCCCGGCTACGGCCCTGTTCAGGACGGGAGCGGCGGGGGTCCCTACGCCCGCGGCGGCTCCCTGGACCCCTCCCACTCCAGCGGTCGGGGTtcggcggaggcggaggcggcggaTGACGACGAGATCCGCATGATCAACGAGTACCCTCGCGTCTccagcatctcctcctccatgcaGGAGCGCATCTCGGCCAGGGGTCCCGACTCGGGGATCCAGCAGGACGCCGACCAGCTCTCGGACATCTCCGGTGAGCCCTCCATGGACGCCAGCCAGTGGTACAAGGCCAAGAAACTGGGCAGCCTGACCAGCACCCTGCTGGCCGGACAGGGGCCCGTTTACAGGGACGAGGGTGGCGGGTACCTGGGCGTGGGCCGGGGGCTGAACATCTCTCACCCCAAAGACTACGCTTTCCCGGAGGACGGGAAGCCGCCGGTGGACGGCTCCCTGACGGCCATCGTAGCCAGTGATGAGGAGCTCAGGGGCAGCTACAACTGGGACTACCTCTTGAACTGGTGTCCCCAGTTCCAGCCCCTGGCCAACGTGTTCACAGAGATCGCTCGCCTCAAGGACGAGACGGCTCCGCCGAACCCCCGCCGGCCGTTCCCCCACAAGGCAAAGGCCGAGCCCAGGATCGATCCCCCGCCACTGATCACCTCCGTGGCCCATCCGGGGGCCAAGACTGTTCCCCCCAAGCCCGCCGTGGGGAGGTCCTTCCCCCACCTGGCCTCCCTGCGGAGGTCCCCCCTCAGCAGCGACGGCTCCATCTCCTCGGCCGCCATGTCCCCCAGCTTCTCCCCGTCCCTGTCGCCGCTGGCAGCCCGCTCGCCCGCCGTCACGCCCTTCAACGTCTCGCAGGGGCCCTCGGCATCCATGATCAGCGCCACGGAGCACCACCTCGAGCACAGCGAGGAGGCAGAGATCAGGATCTGA